CCTCGAGCAGGTCAAGGGTGTTCAGATCAACTCCACCACCACCATCCAGAACTTCGAGACGGTGGACGACACCATCATCGCCCGCGTCTCCGGCGTCGTTCAGGGCGCGTACGAGGTGGGCAGCCCCCGCTACATGAGCGACGGCTCCATCGAGCGCACCTTCGCCATCAGCCTGGACGGTCAACTGGCCGACGCCGTCCTGACCGAAAACTACAACACCACGGTCCACCCCGGCGGCAGCGACAACACCGGCCTGATCATTGACGCATCGGGTCTGGGCGTCATGCCCGCCATGAGCCCGAAAATCGTCAACCAGTCCGGCGATGTGCTCTACGGACCGATGAACGTGAGCCGCGATTACGCCGTATCCGTGGGCATCGTGGGCTACGCGCGCAGTGTGGACGAGGCCCGGGGCGGCGACCGCGTCGGGACCAATCCCATGGTCATCCGGGCGGTGAGCGTCACCGGCGCCGCCAAGTGCGACATCATCGTCAGCAACCCCGACGGCTCGAAGATTCCCTACGTGAGCGGCATCTCCGACTGCCGGGTGACGATCGTCCTTTAAGCAACTTTTCAGACGAAGGGATTACGATGAAAAAGCTACTTATAGGGTTTGCCATCATCGCCCTGGTCTTATTCTCGGCGGGTTGCAAGAAGGGCGAAACCGCCATGGACACGCCGGAAACCCACGTGGCGGCCGGTCACAAATACCTGGAGAACCGCCAGTACGACGCCGCCATCGCCGCCTTCGAGAGGGCCATAGACCTCGACCACCGCTGCGCCTCCGCCTACTCCGGCATCGGCTACGTTTACCTGCGCCAGAGCGAGGACGCCACCGGCGAGACCCGCAAGGGGCTCTTGGACGACGCGGTGGACATGTTCGAGAAGGCGATGGGGCTCGACGTGGACGACATCTACGGCAAAATCGGCAAGGCCCGCGTCATGATAGAGCGGGGCGACGCCCGCAACGCGCGCCTACTGGCCAAGGCCGCCGCCCAGGAGGACAAGGAGAACATCGAGGGCGCGCTCTGGTGGGGCATCGCCGCCGGATGCGTCGGCGACTGGGACGAGGCCAATTACGCCCTGACCCGAGCCCTCGAGCTCGACCCGACGAACCCCGAGGTCCAGGATGCCTGGGACCGCCTCGCCGTGGCCAAGCGGCTGATGCAGGGCGTGGACGACCAGAATTACCGGGCCATCGCTTTCAACTACCGTATCGGCCGCGCCGACGCGGCGGCCCTCTTCGCCCGCGAGCTCGACCTGTCGCGCCTGGAGCGCCGGTCGGTGACGAGCTACGGCGGCCCCGTTTTCGTCGGCCCCGGTGAGCCCGAAACCGGCGCCACCTCTTACTACGCCACCGACATCGCCGAGCACTGGGCCCTGCCCGAGATAAACCTCTGCATCGAAACCGGCCTCATGGAGCCCTACCCCGACGGCAGCTTCCTGCCCGACGCCAAGCTGAACCGCTCCGAGTTCGCCATGCTGGCCGCCAAGGTGCTGTCCCTGACCACGGGCGACCCCGACCTCATGACCCGGGGCATAACCGGCGATAGCATCTTCAAGGACGTACGGGCGGACAACTTCGCCTACGGCGCCATCGTCGCCTGCACCAGCCGGGGGATTCTGGCCGGCGACCCCGACGGCTTCTTCCGGCCGCTGGACTTCATCACCGGGACCGACGCCGTGAGCGCCGTCCGCACCGTAGAGACCATCCTCGCCCACTACTAGGATTTTCGGGGGGCGGCCCGGTCGCCCCCTTAGACGTTTTAACCTGGGGGCGGACGCGCCGCCCAACGGCCGAGGAGTTACGATGCGTACATTCCCCCTCATCTTGCTCGTAGGGGTTCTCTGCCTGGTCGGAGTGGTCCAGGCCCAGGACACCATCACCGTCCGGAGCACCGGCCTCGGCGTCATCTACTCGGGCGACATCGCCAAGGCCCGCGACGACGCCGTCAAGGACGCCCTCCGGAACGCCGTCGAGCAGCAGACCGGCATGTTTCTGGACTCACAGACCATGGTGGAGATGTTCTCGACCCTGGAGGACTCCATCTACGCCCGAGCCACCGCCTACGTCCTCGGATACAATATCATCAGCGAGGGCTACGGCTCCTTCGAGAACTCCTACGAGGTCGAGGTGGAGTGCACCATCGCGCGTAGCATGCTCCAGGCCAAGCTCGACGATCTCGACGTGCGGACCGTGACGGCCCTCATCGGCAACCCGCGGATAATGATCATCATCGAGGAGGAGAACATGCTGGAGGGCTACCACTACTACTGGTACGACTCCCTGGACATGGGCACCACCGAGATGACGCTGCAGGAGATTTTCCTCGACAAGGATTTCCCGCTCGTGGACGCGCAGCAGGCGCGTCGCAACATTGACCGCGACATGGTCAAGGCCGCCCTCACCGGCGACCCCCTGGCCGCCGCCGAAATCGGCCTCCAGTACGGCGCCGAGTACGTGCTCACCGGGAAGGCCGTGGTCAAGGGTTCCGACATCGTGGCATACGGCGTCACCGCCGGGTCGGGGATGAAGTCCTACCAGGCCACCTGCAACATCAAGGTCTACGAGACCGACACCGCTACGCTGATCGCCTCCACCTCCAAGTCCGACAAGGCGGCCCATACCGACGACCTGGCCGGCGGCAACGAGGCGCTGCGCAAGGCGGCCAAGGCCGCTTCGGACGTCGTCATCGGCCAGATCCTCAAGGACTGGTCCCGCCGCGCGGCCACCGGCTCCACGGTCCAGATGACCGTCTACAACGCCGACAACGCCACGCTGACCAAGCTCCAGACCTGGCTCCGCGAGAGCATCCGCGGCGTGGAGAACATCATCGTGCGCAGCCACTTCGGCCTCACGGCCAAGCTGGAGATAGCCTCTGACTACGACGCGGCCCAGATCGCCAAGGAGATAAACTACAAGCCCCGCGCCGAGGGCGATTTCGAGGTCATCGTTTACGGTCAGACGCGCAACACGGTTGACATCGCCATCGCCCCCAAGGGCGAGACGCCGCCCAAAGAGGGCAGCACGGAATAATGCGGACGGCTTCACCGTGCTGACCGAGAGAGTTCCGTAACGGCGAAGCCCTTACGTGTAACCTTTTCAACTAGGCCTGGAGGCTTTCCATGCGTAAAATCGTTCTCGCGACCCTGGTATTCGTGCTCAGCCTGGCCGTCGCCTCCTCCGCCATGGACATGCGCAAGCGCATCGCCATCTCCGAGCTGGAGGACAAGGCCGGCAGCTCCTACAACGTGGGAACCGGACTGTCCGACGTGCTGGCCACCGCCCTGGTCAACTGCGGCAAGTTCCAGGTCTTCGAGCGGGAGCAGCTGGCCGCGATCATGAAGGAGCAGGCCCTGGGCACCACCGGCCTGGTGACCCCCCAGACCGCCCCGGAGATCGGCAAGCTCCTCGGCGTGCAGGCCATCGTCTACGGCGCGGTCACCGAGTTCTCCACCCAGAAGGACGAGGTCGGCCTCGGCACCTTCATGGGCGGCATCGGCTTCTCCCGCGTTACGGCCCGCGTCGGCCTCAACATCCGCATCATAGACACCGTCACCGGCGAGATCATCTTCAGCCACGAGGCCACCGGTGAGGAATCGGAGACCGGCGGCGTCCTGATGGTCCCCGGCATGATCATCGGCAAGGGCTCCGATTGGGACAACACCCTGGAGGGCAAGGCCGCCCGGCAGGCCATTGACGAAATCGTCAATGCCATCATCATCAAGCTCAAGGACGTACCCTGGACCGGAGCCGTGGTCAAGGCCGACGACGAGAAAGTCTACATCAACGCCGGCATGGACTCCGGCATCGAGACCGGCATGGAGTTCCGCATCTACCAGAAAGGCGAGGACCTCATAGACCCCGTCACCGGCATCTCCCTGGGCGCCGAGGAAACCCTCATCGGTACCGTGCAGGTGATGGAAGTCAAGGAGAAATACGCCATATGCCGGGCCGTGGCCGGTGGCGGTTTCTCCGCCCAGGACATCGTCCGGGAGAATACGTTCTGACCCGATCCTTTGAATGACCACGGGGCGGGCCGGGCGTATCCCTCCCGCCCCGGCTTTACGGCCGGAAAATCGGACTCGACCGACGCGAAGATTTTACGGAACAATCGCGCTCCTCTCTCTGGCGGGCTGCCTCTTCACCCAGACCGCCTCCGCGCCGACGATAGACCGGCTCCTTGTGGTTGATCTGCGGCCCGGGCTCGAGGTGACCGAGGAGCAGGCCCGCGGCCTGGAGGAGATGCTCGCCCAAAGGCTCGGCGAGCTGCCCGGGATTCTCCCACTGACACGGAGGGACCTGGTCGTCGAGCTCGGAGGGACCGTCGCCCTGGGGACGGAATACCGGGAACCGGGCTCCCTGGAGCGACCGGTGCTCACCCTCCCGGCTCAACTGCGGGAGTTGGGCGTCCAGATATACCTGATCGGCGAGGTTCACAACTTCGGGCTCTCGGAGAGTTTTGGGGAGGTGGGGTTCCGCCGGGACGAGGCTGACGTCAGTCTCGAAATCCGGCTCTACCTGGCGCCCACCGGCGAGTTCATCACCGAAACACAGACCGAGCAGCTCCTCGCCCAGAGCAACACGAATCGCTGGCACCCCGGTATGGTCATCGGACCCAACGAGGAGTTCCTGGATACACTCGAGGGGCGTGCCTCCCTGGGAGCCGTGGACAAGCTGGCGGAGGACCTTGCACCAGCCTTCGAAAAGACACCCTGGTCGGGTTGGATAACCGATGTGGAAGGGGACAGGGTCATCCTTCCGATTGGCTTCGAGGAAAACGCCGCTCCGGGCGACATCTTCGTCATCTACACCCCCGCGAACGTCCGGGGGGAGCGGGGAAGCCGGATAGGCAGCGTGAGGATCGAGACCGTGGGACCGGGTGAGTCGCTGGCCGAGCCCATCTCCGGCGGCGGATTCCAGCCCGGACAACTGGCCGTGCAGGAACTGTAGCGGCGGGGGTTACAAGATGATCAAACGGGCTTTTATACTCCTCTGCGCGACCCTCTTGACCGCCGCCCTGGCCGGGGCGGAGGTGACCTACATGGTGGGGAGCGTGAGCGTCTTCCGCGGGGGCGAGAGCTTCTCGGCCTCCCTCGGATCGCGCCTCAAGGGCGGGGACATCGTCCATACCGGGGACCGATCCCGAACGGAGATAGCCTTCGACGACGGCTCCCTCGTCCGCCTCTCGTCAAACTCCGATCTGACCATCGAGCGGTCGTCCACCAGCGGGCTGGCCACCAGCACGGTTGTCTCCTCCACGGGCGGCAGGCTGTGGTCCACCGTTACCCCCTTCACCGACCCCGCGAGCAACTACGTCGTCAAGACGCCGACGGCCACCGCGGCGTGCCGGGGGACCGTCTTCCGCACCGACGTTTACCCCGACACCTCGACCCTTCTGCGCGTTTATGACGGCAGCGTCGA
This sequence is a window from bacterium. Protein-coding genes within it:
- a CDS encoding S-layer homology domain-containing protein — its product is MKKLLIGFAIIALVLFSAGCKKGETAMDTPETHVAAGHKYLENRQYDAAIAAFERAIDLDHRCASAYSGIGYVYLRQSEDATGETRKGLLDDAVDMFEKAMGLDVDDIYGKIGKARVMIERGDARNARLLAKAAAQEDKENIEGALWWGIAAGCVGDWDEANYALTRALELDPTNPEVQDAWDRLAVAKRLMQGVDDQNYRAIAFNYRIGRADAAALFARELDLSRLERRSVTSYGGPVFVGPGEPETGATSYYATDIAEHWALPEINLCIETGLMEPYPDGSFLPDAKLNRSEFAMLAAKVLSLTTGDPDLMTRGITGDSIFKDVRADNFAYGAIVACTSRGILAGDPDGFFRPLDFITGTDAVSAVRTVETILAHY
- a CDS encoding DUF6175 family protein; its protein translation is MRTFPLILLVGVLCLVGVVQAQDTITVRSTGLGVIYSGDIAKARDDAVKDALRNAVEQQTGMFLDSQTMVEMFSTLEDSIYARATAYVLGYNIISEGYGSFENSYEVEVECTIARSMLQAKLDDLDVRTVTALIGNPRIMIIIEEENMLEGYHYYWYDSLDMGTTEMTLQEIFLDKDFPLVDAQQARRNIDRDMVKAALTGDPLAAAEIGLQYGAEYVLTGKAVVKGSDIVAYGVTAGSGMKSYQATCNIKVYETDTATLIASTSKSDKAAHTDDLAGGNEALRKAAKAASDVVIGQILKDWSRRAATGSTVQMTVYNADNATLTKLQTWLRESIRGVENIIVRSHFGLTAKLEIASDYDAAQIAKEINYKPRAEGDFEVIVYGQTRNTVDIAIAPKGETPPKEGSTE
- a CDS encoding CsgG/HfaB family protein translates to MRKIVLATLVFVLSLAVASSAMDMRKRIAISELEDKAGSSYNVGTGLSDVLATALVNCGKFQVFEREQLAAIMKEQALGTTGLVTPQTAPEIGKLLGVQAIVYGAVTEFSTQKDEVGLGTFMGGIGFSRVTARVGLNIRIIDTVTGEIIFSHEATGEESETGGVLMVPGMIIGKGSDWDNTLEGKAARQAIDEIVNAIIIKLKDVPWTGAVVKADDEKVYINAGMDSGIETGMEFRIYQKGEDLIDPVTGISLGAEETLIGTVQVMEVKEKYAICRAVAGGGFSAQDIVRENTF
- a CDS encoding FecR family protein, with protein sequence MIKRAFILLCATLLTAALAGAEVTYMVGSVSVFRGGESFSASLGSRLKGGDIVHTGDRSRTEIAFDDGSLVRLSSNSDLTIERSSTSGLATSTVVSSTGGRLWSTVTPFTDPASNYVVKTPTATAACRGTVFRTDVYPDTSTLLRVYDGSVELWNPMAAIEGPMFWETEGTEGEGESGERYEVVGPHEVSGPHEVSEEQWTQVILGGMQQLYIAPDGSVAASGEFSPEDELELDEWVTWNHERDAELGR